The proteins below are encoded in one region of Lactuca sativa cultivar Salinas chromosome 3, Lsat_Salinas_v11, whole genome shotgun sequence:
- the LOC111913098 gene encoding NADH dehydrogenase [ubiquinone] flavoprotein 1, mitochondrial → MRRINLSLQRASSTWHHNGSSMLGTRLFTTAQPPPEKSHFGNLNDSDRIFTNLYGVHDPYLKSARKRGDWHRTKDLIHKGTDWIVEEIKKSGLRGRGGAGFPAGLKWSFMPKASDGRPSYLVINADESEPGTCKDREIMRHDPHKLLEGCLVAGVGMRACAAYIYIRGEYVNERLSLEKARIEAYSAGLLGKNACGSGYDFDVHIAFGAGAYICGEETALIESLEGKQGKPRLKPPFPANSGLYGCPTTVTNVETVAVAPTILRRGPEWFAGFGRKNNSGTKLFCISGHVNKPCTVEEEMSIPLKELLERHCGGVRGGWDNLLAVIPGGSSVALIPKTVCDDVLMDFDALKDVGSGLGTAAVIVMDKSTDIVDAIARLAYFYKHESCGQCTPCREGTTWLWMMMERMKVGNAKMEEVDMLYELTKQIEGHTICALGDAAAWPVQGLIRHFRPELERRIKENADRELRCAGN, encoded by the coding sequence ATGAGGAGGATTAATCTTTCTCTACAAAGAGCTTCTTCGACATGGCATCACAATGGGAGTTCCATGCTGGGAACTCGTCTTTTCACCACCGCACAACCACCACCGGAAAAATCCCACTTCGGCAACTTAAACGATTCAGATCGCATCTTCACCAACCTCTACGGTGTACACGATCCTTATCTCAAATCCGCCAGAAAACGTGGTGATTGGCATAGAACCAAAGATCTAATACACAAAGGCACCGATTGGATCGTTGAAGAAATCAAGAAATCCGGTTTACGTGGTCGCGGTGGAGCTGGTTTTCCGGCGGGGCTTAAATGGTCGTTCATGCCAAAAGCCTCCGATGGCCGACCATCTTATCTTGTAATCAACGCAGACGAAAGTGAACCAGGAACCTGCAAAGATCGAGAAATCATGCGACATGATCCTCATAAACTACTTGAAGGGTGTTTAGTCGCCGGCGTAGGGATGAGAGCATGCGCCGCCTACATCTACATCCGGGGAGAATACGTTAACGAACGACTCAGCCTCGAGAAGGCAAGAATCGAAGCTTACTCCGCCGGTTTATTAGGAAAAAACGCTTGTGGTTCAGGGTACGATTTCGATGTTCATATAGCTTTCGGCGCCGGAGCTTACATCTGCGGTGAAGAAACTGCACTTATTGAAAGTCTCGAAGGGAAACAAGGGAAACCCAGATTGAAACCTCCGTTTCCGGCGAACTCCGGTCTTTACGGATGTCCAACGACTGTCACAAATGTTGAAACGGTCGCCGTCGCTCCGACGATTCTCAGACGTGGCCCGGAATGGTTCGCGGGTTTCGGGAGGAAGAATAATTCCGGGACGAAATTGTTTTGTATCTCCGGTCATGTAAACAAACCATGCACAGTCGAAGAGGAGATGAGTATCCCGTTAAAGGAGTTGCTAGAGCGGCATTGCGGTGGTGTTCGTGGTGGTTGGGATAACTTACTTGCGGTGATCCCCGGTGGTTCGTCGGTGGCGTTGATTCCTAAAACTGTGTGTGATGATGTGTTGATGGATTTTGATGCACTGAAAGATGTGGGGTCTGGGCTGGGAACGGCGGCGGTGATTGTGATGGATAAGTCAACGGATATCGTGGATGCGATTGCACGGTTGGCGTATTTTTATAAGCATGAGAGCTGCGGCCAATGTACGCCGTGTAGGGAGGGGACGACGTGGTTGTGGATGATGATGGAGCGGATGAAGGTCGGGAATGCGAAAATGGAGGAAGTCGATATGCTTTATGAGTTGACGAAGCAGATTGAAGGGCATACGATTTGTGCGCTGGGTGATGCGGCGGCGTGGCCGGTGCAAGGTCTTATACGCCATTTTAGGCCGGAGCTTGAGAGGCGGATTAAGGAGAATGCAGATAGAGAGTTGCGATGTGCGGGTAATTGA